The Arachis ipaensis cultivar K30076 chromosome B07, Araip1.1, whole genome shotgun sequence genome includes a window with the following:
- the LOC107609070 gene encoding glucan endo-1,3-beta-D-glucosidase, with the protein MDAITPLRPSIFLCFYLLLLATTLTLRFAESQSFIGVNYGQVADNLPPPDATAKLLKSTTIGKIRLYGADPAIINTLANSGISIVVGAANGDIPNMASDPNAAAQWVNANVLPYYPASNITLITVGNEVLTSGDQGLTSQLVPAIRNVQNALNSASLGGKIKVSTVHSMAVLTQSDPPSTGSFNPALQDTLKQLLSFQRDNKSPLTINPYPFFAYQSDPRPETLAFCLFQPNSGRVDSGNGKLYTNMFDAQVDAVHSALSAMGYQDIEIVVAETGWPSRGDNNEVGPSVDNAKAYNGNLINHLRSLVGTPLMPGKSVDTYVFALYDEDLKPGPGSERAFGLYKTDLSVSYDVGLAKSSQQIPPSSPKTPAPTTAAGWCVPKAGASDAQLQANLDYACSSEGVDCGPIQPGGTCFEPNTVASHAAFAMNLYYQTYGKNPWNCDFSQSATLTSQNPSYNACVYPGGSI; encoded by the exons ATGGATGCAATCACACCTTTGCGCCCTTCAATCTTCCTCTGCTTTTATCTATTGCTATTGGCCACCACTCTCACTCTCCGCTTCGCTG AGTCACAGTCCTTCATCGGCGTTAACTATGGTCAGGTCGCCGACAACCTCCCACCGCCGGACGCCACCGCAAAGCTCCTCAAGTCCACCACCATCGGAAAAATCCGTCTCTACGGCGCCGATCCCGCTATCATCAATACCCTGGCCAACTCCGGCATCTCAATCGTCGTCGGTGCCGCCAACGGCGACATTCCGAACATGGCGTCCGATCCGAACGCGGCGGCTCAGTGGGTGAACGCGAACGTGCTACCCTACTACCCAGCAAGCAACATCACCCTCATCACCGTCGGCAACGAGGTCTTGACCTCCGGCGACCAGGGCCTAACCTCGCAGCTGGTGCCGGCGATTCGAAATGTCCAAAATGCGCTGAACTCTGCATCGCTGGGCGGGAAGATCAAGGTGTCGACGGTGCACTCGATGGCGGTGTTGACTCAGTCGGATCCTCCGTCCACGGGGTCGTTCAACCCAGCTCTCCAAGACACACTGAAACAATTACTTTCTTTTCAGAGAGACAACAAATCTCCTCTCACCATTAACCCTTACCCGTTCTTTGCTTACCAGAGCGACCCTAGACCTGAAACGCTTGCATTTTGCCTCTTTCAGCCTAACTCGGGCCGAGTTGACTCGGGTAACGGAAAGCTCTACACCAACATGTTCGATGCTCAG GTTGATGCAGTACACTCTGCTTTAAGTGCTATGGGCTACCAAGACATTGAAATTGTGGTTGCTGAGACTGGGTGGCCCTCTCGCGGTGACAACAATGAAGTAGGACCAAGTGTTGATAATGCCAAGGCCTACAATGGGAATCTGATCAATCATCTTAGATCATTGGTTGGTACCCCTTTGATGCCTGGGAAATCAGTCGACACTTATGTTTTTGCACTCTACGATGAGGATTTGAAACCAGGCCCGGGATCTGAGCGCGCCTTTGGCCTGTACAAAACTGATCTTAGCGTGTCATATGATGTTGGCTTGGCCAAGTCTAGCCAGCAG ATTCCCCCAAGTAGTCCTAAAACTCCTGCACCTACTACGGCAGCCGGATGGTGTGTTCCTAAAGCAGGAGCATCCGATGCTCAGTTGCAGGCAAACCTCGACTATGCCTGTAGTAGTGAAGGCGTAGACTGTGGACCAATTCAACCCGGAGGTACCTGTTTTGAGCCTAACACAGTTGCGTCCCATGCTGCCTTTGCCATGAATCTGTACTACCAAACATATGGCAAGAATCCATGGAATTGTGATTTCTCTCAATCAGCAACGTTGACATCCCAAAACCCAA GTTACAATGCTTGCGTTTACCCTGGCGGGAGTATCTGA